A stretch of Candidatus Bathyarchaeia archaeon DNA encodes these proteins:
- the moaC gene encoding cyclic pyranopterin monophosphate synthase MoaC, which yields MIDISSKPSAVRIATASGCIHLKPETVDRIRRGDVEKGDPLEMAKIAGILAVKSTSQTILLCHPLPITHVKIDVKITGTHTVKVTSTVKAEAKTGVEMEALVATATALLNIWDMVKPYEKNEAGQYPTTRITDLIVERKVVEKP from the coding sequence ATGATTGACATATCGAGTAAGCCATCCGCCGTGCGAATAGCCACAGCTTCGGGTTGCATCCACTTAAAGCCGGAGACTGTTGACCGCATAAGAAGGGGAGATGTGGAAAAGGGAGACCCGCTTGAGATGGCTAAGATCGCTGGTATCCTCGCAGTTAAGAGTACAAGTCAAACCATCCTGCTATGCCATCCCCTTCCAATCACACATGTGAAGATTGACGTTAAGATTACGGGAACGCACACGGTTAAGGTGACATCCACCGTGAAGGCTGAGGCTAAGACTGGCGTTGAGATGGAGGCACTTGTAGCTACAGCCACCGCTCTCCTTAACATCTGGGACATGGTTAAACCTTATGAGAAGAATGAAGCCGGCCAATATCCCACTACCAGAATTACAGATCTGATCGTGGAGAGGAAGGTTGTTGAAAAACCATGA
- a CDS encoding MogA/MoaB family molybdenum cofactor biosynthesis protein, which yields MSHTSLEHKHEAPRSLTFAVVTISTSKYERSRRGFEVDDLSGDLIVKFLEGAGHRISSRFLIPDDPEKIAATIEKIIENEQINAIVTTGGTGIARSDVTIEVVRRLLEKELQGFGEALRRISYERIGSAAILTRAIAGVKRGKAIFCLPGSPNAVETALHNLIIPEAPHIVKHAMEA from the coding sequence ATGAGCCACACATCTTTAGAACATAAACATGAGGCGCCCCGTTCCTTAACCTTCGCTGTAGTTACTATTAGCACCTCAAAGTATGAGCGGAGTAGGAGAGGTTTCGAGGTCGATGACCTCTCAGGTGATCTGATAGTTAAATTCCTCGAAGGGGCAGGTCACAGGATATCGTCACGTTTCTTGATCCCAGACGATCCTGAGAAGATAGCAGCCACGATTGAAAAGATCATCGAGAATGAGCAAATCAACGCAATAGTCACCACCGGAGGCACCGGCATCGCTAGAAGTGATGTTACTATTGAAGTCGTCAGGAGACTACTGGAGAAGGAGCTTCAAGGCTTCGGCGAGGCTCTCAGGAGGATCAGTTACGAGAGGATAGGATCAGCTGCTATCCTCACGAGGGCTATAGCCGGCGTGAAGAGAGGCAAAGCTATCTTCTGCCTTCCAGGCTCCCCTAACGCCGTGGAAACAGCTCTCCATAACTTAATCATCCCAGAGGCCCCCCACATCGTAAAACATGCGATGGAGGCCTAA
- a CDS encoding DUF367 family protein — protein MSSKLFSFPVKLYVYEMRQDDPEKCTSAKLRRLRLATPITRMSNIPKRAVVLNPVSNDIFSPADRDAVARWGLVAIDCSWAMFKKVFSRRFPGINRRLPTLIAGNPVNYGHRAILSSVEALAATLFIAGFKIEAESLLSIYKWGASFLSLNRELLEEYSRARSFEEILAVESSFF, from the coding sequence TTGAGTAGTAAACTGTTCAGTTTTCCGGTTAAGCTTTACGTTTATGAGATGCGGCAAGATGACCCTGAAAAATGTACCTCCGCAAAGCTTCGCCGCCTACGCCTCGCCACTCCAATAACACGAATGTCAAACATTCCTAAACGTGCCGTTGTGCTCAACCCAGTCTCTAACGACATCTTCTCCCCCGCCGACCGGGATGCAGTAGCACGGTGGGGTCTCGTTGCTATCGACTGTTCCTGGGCGATGTTCAAGAAAGTCTTCTCTAGAAGGTTCCCAGGCATAAACCGAAGGCTTCCCACTCTCATCGCAGGGAACCCTGTGAATTATGGGCATAGAGCCATTTTGAGCTCTGTTGAGGCTTTAGCAGCCACCCTCTTTATCGCTGGTTTTAAGATTGAAGCTGAGAGTCTTCTCTCTATTTATAAATGGGGGGCAAGTTTCCTCTCCCTCAATCGGGAGTTGCTGGAAGAGTATAGTCGAGCACGAAGCTTTGAAGAGATATTGGCTGTTGAGTCTTCATTCTTCTAG
- a CDS encoding NAD(P)H-hydrate dehydratase translates to MAGGETVYEGLSAREMAAIEQNAEYLGVSMGQLMECAGRAVAEVISSRLKPESRCTIYAGTGRNGGDGMVAARHLASRGFKVTVILVGCEERITDPNVRRNWETIRRMTATVETLIAKDSTMLPTQVQTDIVVDALLGTGARGNITPPILQAVISINNTRAFRVAVDIPTGIDASTGDVLGEAVKANLTVTFHKPKRGLLKAVEGYVGDLVTVDIGIPKEAEIYAGPGDVYLVRRPRPHLAHKGDFGRLLVIGGSETYVGAPAITGLAALQTGVDLVYVAAPREVAYAISTISPDLITVKLSDNHLTEDGLAVVAPFIEKATAVAIGPGLGLHPDTTQAVESLLRRIEVSNKPLVLDADGLKVLGWMRERPKFTAAVLTPHAGEYKILTGEEPLPQLEARSRQVRKSAEMLGAVVLLKGPVDVISDGRRVKLNFTGNPGMTVGGTGDVLTGVVGGFLAQGVDVFEAAVAGAFVNGAAGDLLYRKKGYHILPTDLIEEIPYVIEHPMEHIAVKQDR, encoded by the coding sequence ATGGCTGGTGGTGAAACAGTGTATGAAGGTTTGAGTGCCAGAGAAATGGCTGCTATAGAGCAGAACGCCGAGTATTTGGGGGTTTCAATGGGTCAGTTGATGGAGTGCGCGGGTAGGGCTGTAGCGGAGGTAATCTCTTCAAGGCTGAAGCCTGAGAGCAGATGCACCATCTACGCGGGTACTGGCAGAAACGGCGGGGACGGCATGGTTGCTGCGAGGCATCTTGCTTCGAGAGGGTTTAAGGTTACTGTGATACTTGTCGGCTGCGAGGAGCGGATAACAGACCCCAACGTTAGGCGAAACTGGGAGACCATACGCAGAATGACGGCCACCGTGGAGACACTAATCGCGAAAGATTCAACGATGCTACCCACACAAGTTCAAACCGATATAGTAGTCGATGCGCTATTGGGTACTGGTGCCCGAGGTAACATCACACCCCCAATCCTTCAGGCTGTGATTAGCATAAACAATACAAGAGCGTTCCGTGTGGCAGTAGATATCCCCACGGGCATCGACGCCTCTACTGGGGATGTTCTGGGAGAGGCTGTCAAAGCAAACTTGACTGTTACCTTCCACAAACCGAAGAGAGGTCTCCTTAAGGCTGTGGAAGGTTACGTTGGGGATTTGGTCACCGTGGATATTGGCATCCCCAAAGAGGCTGAGATTTATGCCGGCCCAGGCGATGTATACCTTGTCCGTCGGCCCAGACCACACTTAGCCCATAAAGGGGATTTTGGAAGACTGCTAGTCATAGGTGGGAGTGAGACTTATGTGGGTGCACCAGCCATAACTGGACTGGCAGCCTTGCAGACTGGAGTTGACTTGGTGTATGTGGCTGCCCCTAGAGAGGTTGCCTACGCGATCTCAACGATATCCCCCGACTTGATAACCGTGAAACTTAGTGACAATCATCTTACTGAAGACGGCTTGGCTGTTGTGGCGCCTTTCATCGAGAAAGCTACTGCCGTCGCGATTGGGCCTGGCTTAGGTCTCCACCCTGATACAACCCAGGCTGTAGAGTCTCTGCTAAGGAGGATTGAAGTGTCAAACAAACCTCTCGTCCTAGATGCAGACGGTCTTAAGGTGTTGGGGTGGATGCGGGAGAGACCAAAATTTACAGCCGCAGTGCTCACACCTCACGCTGGTGAGTACAAAATTCTCACGGGCGAAGAGCCTCTGCCACAGCTGGAGGCAAGGTCGAGGCAGGTTAGAAAGTCAGCGGAGATGCTTGGGGCGGTTGTTCTACTTAAGGGACCTGTGGATGTAATCTCTGACGGTCGCAGGGTTAAACTGAACTTCACTGGAAATCCAGGGATGACCGTGGGAGGCACGGGTGATGTTCTGACTGGCGTGGTGGGGGGTTTCTTAGCTCAAGGTGTAGATGTCTTCGAAGCTGCAGTAGCTGGTGCCTTTGTTAATGGCGCGGCAGGCGATCTGCTCTATAGAAAGAAAGGGTACCACATCTTGCCCACTGATCTGATAGAAGAGATCCCCTACGTCATAGAACACCCAATGGAGCACATAGCTGTGAAGCAAGACCGCTAG
- a CDS encoding Lrp/AsnC ligand binding domain-containing protein, giving the protein MPTAFVLINSEIGAEDKVLQELKKVNGVKEAYIVYGVYDVLAKVEADSMDKLKECISWSIRRLDKVRSTLTMIVVEGGVK; this is encoded by the coding sequence ATGCCAACGGCCTTTGTGTTGATCAACTCTGAAATTGGAGCTGAAGATAAAGTTCTCCAAGAACTGAAGAAAGTGAATGGTGTCAAGGAAGCCTACATAGTTTACGGCGTGTATGATGTTCTGGCTAAGGTTGAGGCTGACAGCATGGACAAGCTGAAGGAGTGTATCAGTTGGAGCATTCGGAGACTGGACAAGGTAAGGTCTACCTTGACTATGATCGTCGTAGAGGGCGGCGTGAAATAG
- a CDS encoding tRNA(Ile)(2)-agmatinylcytidine synthase — MVPQFHIGIDDTDSLKGGCTTYVAALLVEELSRYNVAFIDYPNILRLNPNIPWKTRGNGAICLRLSPDPAEIDTIKEVVIHCVERNSDLASERTDPGVVFLKGEVPEALLEFSAEAVCRIVNFKAANNILNNLPVEAVALKGRRGIIGALAAVGGLFRGDCTYEAIAYRLPENRGKPRIVDVGSVVEMDKRTKGLTFNNIDSETGRILITPRGPDPVLLGIRGETPGVVREALSIVKVSEEIERWVIFRTNHGTDSHFKTVYKINEIRPFLPVVVEGSVASWPVTIPGGHVILTLVDETGEIDCAAYEPTGSFTHVVRMLVPGDKVRVYGGVRKSSKTNPRTINLEKLEILDVAEKVRLVNPSCPRCMRRMSSLGVDKGFECRRCGLKERNLKRVREVERRNLSPGIYIPPPRAHRHLTKPYMRYGREKTGSYQLRTLSLAEFYGLGSIGLHS; from the coding sequence ATGGTGCCTCAGTTTCACATAGGTATCGATGATACAGACTCGCTTAAAGGGGGCTGCACAACATATGTTGCTGCTCTCTTGGTTGAAGAGCTTTCAAGGTATAATGTGGCATTCATCGATTACCCAAACATACTCAGACTCAACCCAAATATACCATGGAAGACTAGAGGAAATGGCGCCATTTGTCTGAGGCTCAGCCCTGACCCTGCTGAGATTGACACGATAAAAGAAGTGGTGATACATTGTGTGGAGCGGAACTCTGACTTGGCATCTGAACGAACTGACCCTGGAGTAGTGTTCTTGAAGGGTGAAGTTCCTGAAGCTTTGTTAGAGTTCTCTGCAGAGGCTGTCTGTAGAATAGTCAACTTCAAGGCGGCAAATAATATACTGAATAATCTCCCTGTTGAGGCTGTGGCGCTTAAGGGGCGTAGGGGTATCATAGGTGCTCTCGCAGCCGTTGGGGGACTATTCAGAGGCGATTGTACTTACGAGGCAATAGCTTACAGGTTGCCGGAGAATCGGGGTAAGCCGAGGATAGTTGACGTAGGATCGGTTGTTGAAATGGATAAGAGGACCAAAGGCTTAACCTTTAATAACATAGACTCCGAGACTGGAAGAATTTTAATAACCCCGAGGGGTCCAGACCCGGTGCTCCTCGGCATCAGGGGAGAGACGCCGGGGGTGGTGCGTGAGGCGCTGAGCATTGTGAAGGTGTCTGAAGAGATCGAGAGGTGGGTTATATTCAGAACCAACCACGGGACTGACAGCCACTTCAAGACCGTCTACAAGATCAATGAGATCCGTCCCTTCCTTCCGGTCGTCGTCGAGGGTTCTGTTGCAAGCTGGCCTGTCACTATTCCAGGGGGGCATGTGATCTTAACTTTGGTGGATGAAACTGGCGAGATTGATTGTGCAGCCTACGAGCCCACAGGCTCATTCACGCATGTCGTTAGAATGCTAGTTCCAGGGGATAAGGTTAGAGTGTATGGTGGGGTTAGGAAATCTAGCAAGACTAATCCTCGAACGATAAACCTCGAGAAGCTTGAAATTCTGGATGTAGCGGAGAAAGTTAGACTTGTGAATCCGTCTTGCCCTCGATGTATGAGGAGAATGAGTTCTCTAGGCGTCGATAAAGGGTTTGAGTGTAGGAGGTGCGGTCTTAAGGAGAGAAATTTGAAGAGAGTTAGAGAGGTTGAGAGGCGAAACTTGTCGCCGGGGATTTACATTCCACCACCTAGGGCGCATCGACATCTCACCAAACCCTACATGAGGTATGGGCGTGAGAAGACTGGTTCTTACCAACTTAGAACGCTCTCCCTCGCCGAGTTCTACGGTCTAGGCTCAATCGGCCTCCACAGTTGA
- a CDS encoding acylphosphatase: MKVRAHLWISGLVQGVFFRHNTKQEARRLGVTGWIRNLEDGRVEVVLEGEKENVDKVIQYCRKGPPGAHVTDIELKWEDYTGKFKEFKIVYDIPNSRLTASPDV; the protein is encoded by the coding sequence ATGAAGGTTAGAGCTCATCTCTGGATTAGCGGACTGGTTCAAGGCGTCTTCTTCCGACACAATACAAAGCAGGAGGCACGCAGGTTAGGGGTCACCGGATGGATCCGGAACCTTGAAGATGGGAGAGTTGAAGTCGTTTTGGAGGGGGAGAAGGAGAATGTGGACAAGGTGATTCAATATTGCCGCAAGGGTCCTCCAGGTGCGCATGTCACAGATATCGAGCTCAAGTGGGAGGATTACACAGGGAAATTCAAAGAGTTTAAGATAGTTTACGACATACCCAACTCTCGACTGACAGCCTCACCTGATGTGTAA
- a CDS encoding cupin domain-containing protein, whose protein sequence is MKIVRHMELEWTRSTGYSKKVLLRGEEIKLKGAIIQLAEVDPGEKEKPHYHKVTTEILYVIEGGGYISTGDGTPKIEAGDLILLEPGDVHSVVNDSDKTLLILVFKINATEGDKYWI, encoded by the coding sequence GTGAAGATAGTTAGGCATATGGAACTGGAATGGACTAGGAGCACGGGGTACTCGAAAAAGGTTCTCTTAAGAGGTGAGGAAATTAAGTTGAAGGGAGCTATAATTCAGCTGGCTGAAGTTGACCCAGGTGAGAAGGAGAAACCTCACTACCATAAGGTGACTACTGAGATCCTCTATGTCATAGAGGGAGGAGGATACATCTCCACAGGGGACGGTACACCTAAAATCGAGGCGGGAGATCTAATACTTTTAGAGCCAGGCGACGTTCATTCCGTCGTGAATGACTCTGACAAGACACTACTAATCTTGGTTTTCAAGATAAATGCGACAGAAGGCGACAAATACTGGATATAA
- a CDS encoding phospholipase D family protein, protein MRSYLGTNVGTYIENQLLGAKKYVKICSPWISPIYASRLVDLAKRGVNVWVMLQIRGKPNSQNETFDVSRKSYNILKEKGGILKRVIGFLKKEKTEPILRIIAVDSEKYGFDLAHAKIYVVDGEYAVVGSVNLTETGLWKNLEYILVFEGSDAKVIEEDYDRLWRAYYGGLR, encoded by the coding sequence TTGAGGAGCTATCTTGGCACTAATGTGGGGACCTATATTGAGAACCAACTTTTGGGGGCTAAAAAATACGTTAAGATCTGCAGCCCTTGGATTTCGCCCATATATGCTAGTAGACTTGTCGATCTAGCTAAGAGAGGCGTTAATGTCTGGGTAATGCTTCAAATTCGGGGTAAACCCAATTCTCAAAATGAAACTTTTGACGTTAGCAGAAAAAGTTACAACATTCTGAAAGAAAAGGGAGGTATACTAAAAAGGGTTATAGGTTTTTTAAAGAAAGAAAAAACTGAACCGATCTTAAGAATAATAGCTGTTGATTCTGAAAAATATGGGTTCGACTTGGCTCACGCTAAAATTTACGTGGTGGATGGAGAATATGCCGTTGTAGGTTCAGTAAACCTCACCGAAACAGGCTTATGGAAAAACCTTGAATACATCTTAGTTTTTGAGGGGTCGGATGCAAAAGTGATAGAAGAAGATTATGATAGGCTGTGGCGAGCTTATTATGGAGGTTTAAGATAA
- a CDS encoding DUF120 domain-containing protein, with translation MKPYLWFLLLRLGELGALSEAILTSTTTLAEDLGCSQQTVSRWLKCLSEGGYIDRRIDMRGEHVEITRKGAEELTKIYSALGALLRGRRRRVVSIEGKLFSGLGEGAYYVSKDGYMKQFTSKLGFKPYPGTLNLRLSRLADVTLKKELERSPGILVEGFSNDKRTYGSLKCFNAVVEGKCKGAVVLIERSHYGPDVVEVVAPVYLRDELKLFDGATVKVKVFL, from the coding sequence ATGAAGCCGTATTTATGGTTCCTCCTCCTTAGGCTTGGAGAGCTTGGTGCTTTAAGTGAGGCTATCCTAACTTCTACAACTACCTTAGCCGAGGATCTTGGCTGTTCTCAGCAGACAGTTTCTAGATGGTTGAAATGCCTTTCCGAAGGCGGCTATATCGATAGAAGAATTGACATGCGAGGTGAGCATGTTGAAATTACTAGGAAAGGTGCGGAGGAACTGACTAAGATCTATTCAGCCCTAGGAGCTCTTCTCCGTGGGAGGAGACGGCGAGTTGTTTCTATTGAAGGGAAACTCTTCAGCGGGTTAGGGGAGGGTGCCTACTATGTATCAAAGGACGGTTATATGAAACAGTTTACTTCCAAGCTAGGTTTCAAGCCTTACCCAGGAACTTTGAACCTTAGACTCTCGAGGTTAGCTGATGTAACCTTAAAGAAAGAGTTGGAGAGATCTCCGGGAATCCTCGTGGAAGGTTTCTCTAACGACAAAAGAACATATGGTTCCCTGAAATGTTTTAACGCGGTGGTGGAGGGAAAGTGTAAGGGTGCCGTAGTACTGATTGAGAGAAGCCATTATGGACCTGACGTAGTGGAGGTAGTTGCCCCAGTCTACCTTAGGGACGAGTTAAAGCTCTTTGATGGAGCAACAGTAAAGGTTAAGGTCTTCCTCTGA
- a CDS encoding FUN14 domain-containing protein has translation MVVVRLNADYINPLIAQLGFGGSVGFIVGFALKKIMKIFIVLVGVFFVALQYLAYIGFIEIKYEKFAEAAEGWLATFQGELSALSILAANIPFVGSFIVGLALGLKTG, from the coding sequence ATGGTGGTTGTTAGATTGAATGCGGATTACATAAACCCTCTTATTGCTCAGTTAGGATTTGGGGGTAGTGTAGGTTTCATAGTAGGCTTTGCCTTAAAGAAGATAATGAAGATTTTTATAGTGTTAGTTGGGGTATTTTTTGTGGCACTCCAGTATCTTGCATATATAGGTTTCATTGAGATAAAATATGAGAAGTTCGCAGAGGCAGCTGAGGGATGGCTGGCAACTTTCCAGGGAGAACTTAGCGCTCTATCCATCCTAGCAGCTAACATTCCTTTCGTTGGTAGCTTCATTGTAGGGCTTGCTTTAGGCCTTAAGACTGGCTGA
- a CDS encoding 30S ribosomal protein S17e produces MRIKRVAKMLVEKYPGKFSNEFGANKAAVAQLLDVKSKKIINQIAGYITQLKRSST; encoded by the coding sequence ATGCGGATTAAAAGAGTTGCGAAAATGCTCGTTGAAAAGTATCCTGGGAAGTTCTCTAATGAGTTCGGTGCAAACAAAGCGGCAGTAGCTCAGCTGCTGGACGTTAAATCAAAGAAGATAATTAACCAGATTGCGGGCTATATCACGCAATTGAAGAGATCTTCAACTTGA
- a CDS encoding TatD family hydrolase yields MISTYGEAKSIGPYYIDSHIHLADPTYEDDLQQILKAAREVGVVAVVANSEDLDSSIATIELASKFPDIIYPAVGIHPWRASSLNPGEVEQLIAYIASVKDELAAIGEVGLDGMYKDSQSSTGSQIQVFHMMLNIASKMRLPVIIHSRMAVQSVLDCIGSYDLISVILHWYSGPVEFLNQMIQKSYYITFGPSLTYAKHIQNIAERVPMDLILTETDGPVQFRGIFKNVKTSPSLIPYVTEKLAEIKKSTVQELAAQILRNNVSAFPKLSSGLRSLLYL; encoded by the coding sequence TTGATAAGCACATATGGAGAAGCGAAATCCATCGGACCCTACTACATTGACTCCCACATCCACCTAGCTGACCCCACGTATGAAGATGATCTGCAGCAGATCCTCAAAGCAGCAAGAGAGGTAGGCGTTGTGGCAGTTGTGGCCAACTCTGAGGATCTAGATTCAAGCATCGCCACCATAGAGTTGGCCTCAAAGTTTCCGGACATCATATACCCGGCCGTAGGCATCCACCCTTGGCGTGCCTCCTCACTGAATCCAGGAGAGGTTGAACAGCTTATCGCGTATATTGCTTCAGTTAAGGACGAATTGGCGGCAATAGGAGAGGTTGGGTTAGATGGCATGTATAAAGATAGCCAAAGTTCTACTGGCTCTCAGATCCAAGTCTTCCATATGATGCTCAATATTGCGAGTAAAATGCGACTGCCCGTGATAATTCATTCAAGGATGGCTGTGCAATCTGTCCTAGACTGCATTGGATCCTATGATCTTATCAGCGTGATACTTCACTGGTACAGTGGACCTGTGGAATTTCTGAATCAGATGATTCAAAAAAGCTATTACATAACTTTTGGTCCCTCCCTCACATATGCTAAGCACATCCAGAACATAGCGGAGAGAGTGCCAATGGATTTGATCTTGACTGAGACAGACGGTCCAGTTCAGTTCCGTGGCATCTTTAAGAATGTGAAGACTTCGCCTAGCCTAATACCATATGTAACAGAAAAGCTGGCTGAGATTAAAAAATCAACAGTCCAAGAGCTTGCAGCTCAGATTCTTAGAAACAATGTCTCAGCGTTTCCAAAGCTCTCCAGCGGTCTCAGAAGCCTACTATACCTTTAA
- a CDS encoding histone family protein produces the protein MSLAPLHRLIKKAGAYRVSETAADELRKSLEELAIRIAKEAMDYCAHAGRKTVKREDIELAVKKLLKEQS, from the coding sequence ATGTCTCTAGCTCCTTTACACAGATTGATCAAAAAGGCTGGAGCCTACAGGGTGAGTGAAACCGCTGCGGATGAGCTAAGGAAGTCGTTAGAGGAGCTGGCGATTAGAATAGCTAAGGAGGCTATGGACTACTGCGCCCACGCCGGACGGAAGACGGTTAAAAGAGAAGACATTGAATTAGCCGTAAAGAAGCTCTTAAAGGAGCAGAGCTGA
- the thsB gene encoding thermosome subunit beta: protein MAATQPILILKEGAARTRGRTAQRNNIMAARLVGEVLRSTLGPRGMDKMLVDSLGDVTVTNDGATILKEIDVQHPAAKMMVEAAKAQDTVAGDGTTTVVVITTELLKKAEELLDQNIHPTVIVAGYKKAADKALQIMDEIAMPVDVNDRAMLTKVASTSIRSKAISSARGSITDIAIDAVKQIVEKRGDTYFADVEQVQVVKKAGESLSSTKLIKGIIIDKEVVHPAMPKKVENAKILLLDFPLEIEKTDMSAEIRIKDPRQMKAFLDEETKMLKEMVDKVKATGANVLLCQKGIDDVAQHFLAKEGIMAVRRIKGSDVQKIARATGAKVANSLEGVTSNYLGYADLVEERKFGDDKLVFIEGCKDPKSVAIFLRGGLERFVDEAERAFHDALCVVADVYERPKIVAGGGAIETEVAKRLRDYAAQVGGREQLAIEAFAESIEGIPRTLAENAGLDPIDIIVSLRAAHEKAEGLWHGVDVFKGKVVDMMEAGVVEPLKVKEQALKSAVEAASMILRIDDVITAERTKGPTASPKPPVGPAPTGLED from the coding sequence ATGGCAGCAACACAACCGATATTGATCCTAAAAGAAGGCGCAGCGCGCACAAGGGGGCGTACAGCCCAGAGAAATAATATAATGGCAGCTCGCCTAGTTGGCGAAGTTTTAAGGTCTACTCTTGGCCCAAGGGGTATGGACAAGATGCTGGTGGACAGCCTTGGCGACGTAACGGTGACAAACGACGGAGCTACAATTCTCAAGGAGATAGATGTCCAACACCCTGCAGCCAAGATGATGGTGGAGGCTGCTAAGGCACAGGACACCGTGGCTGGCGACGGCACCACCACCGTGGTTGTTATCACAACTGAACTTCTTAAAAAGGCAGAAGAGCTTTTAGACCAGAACATACATCCAACGGTCATAGTGGCTGGGTATAAGAAGGCAGCTGATAAGGCTCTTCAGATAATGGACGAAATCGCCATGCCAGTCGACGTTAATGATCGTGCGATGTTAACGAAGGTTGCAAGTACCTCGATACGCAGCAAAGCGATAAGTTCAGCACGCGGATCAATTACAGACATTGCAATAGATGCTGTGAAGCAGATTGTAGAAAAGAGAGGAGATACATACTTTGCTGACGTTGAACAGGTGCAAGTGGTTAAGAAGGCCGGTGAGAGTCTCTCGAGCACCAAACTGATCAAAGGGATAATCATAGATAAGGAAGTCGTACACCCGGCAATGCCTAAGAAAGTCGAGAACGCCAAGATACTTCTCCTAGACTTCCCGTTGGAGATAGAGAAGACCGACATGAGCGCCGAGATCCGTATAAAAGACCCGCGCCAGATGAAAGCTTTCCTCGACGAGGAGACCAAGATGTTAAAGGAGATGGTCGATAAAGTGAAGGCTACTGGTGCTAATGTCCTACTCTGCCAGAAAGGCATCGACGATGTAGCTCAACACTTCCTAGCAAAGGAAGGCATAATGGCGGTACGCAGAATAAAGGGCTCTGATGTGCAGAAGATTGCTAGGGCTACCGGCGCCAAAGTGGCAAACAGTCTCGAGGGTGTTACCAGTAATTACCTTGGTTACGCGGATCTGGTGGAGGAGAGGAAGTTCGGTGACGACAAGCTGGTCTTTATCGAAGGTTGCAAAGACCCAAAGTCGGTGGCTATCTTCCTACGCGGAGGCCTTGAACGGTTTGTAGACGAAGCTGAGAGGGCATTCCATGATGCCCTCTGTGTGGTGGCAGACGTGTATGAGCGCCCCAAGATTGTGGCTGGGGGAGGAGCCATAGAGACCGAAGTGGCTAAGCGGCTGAGGGACTATGCCGCTCAGGTCGGTGGTAGGGAGCAGCTGGCTATTGAGGCTTTTGCGGAGTCTATTGAGGGTATACCGAGGACGCTAGCTGAGAATGCAGGCTTAGATCCGATAGATATAATTGTCTCACTAAGAGCCGCTCATGAGAAGGCGGAAGGCCTCTGGCATGGTGTTGACGTCTTCAAGGGCAAGGTTGTCGATATGATGGAGGCTGGCGTGGTTGAACCTCTGAAGGTTAAGGAGCAGGCTTTGAAGTCAGCCGTCGAAGCAGCGTCAATGATCCTCAGAATAGATGATGTCATAACTGCGGAGAGAACTAAGGGGCCAACAGCTTCGCCTAAACCACCAGTCGGGCCGGCGCCAACAGGCCTAGAAGACTAA